One genomic segment of uncultured Tolumonas sp. includes these proteins:
- a CDS encoding sensor domain-containing diguanylate cyclase, whose protein sequence is MESILLPKEKLEFYLNFIRQIQNGELSIHMDDSASVPELTEFESELAKLAIILDSRFSQFSSICDITTDISKGSLLEDVLSRIYDSFQRIIPYDRIGCALLTDDLKQLQAIWAKTNYPTEVQLSVGYSAPLTGSSLELIMNSQQPRIINDLRQYFAEHPHSKSTQYILKEGIQSSLTCPLIADNKPLGFLFFSSKELNTYKEVHQKAFIFISRQVSILVAKSRLYQHIYDLNKQLTDALSCLKEQSCRDPLTNVLHRGAIMEFLTQSLSIAERKGQHLSVIMADLDHFKNVNDTYGHLTGDTVLREVCSIITSQLRAYDSVGRYGGEEFLIILTDIDKMHALLVTERIRKSISKHQFEHPMGNFSITMSFGIASTETGILSGDTETLLLSADAALYQAKHDGRNRTFVA, encoded by the coding sequence ATGGAAAGTATTTTATTACCCAAAGAGAAACTGGAGTTTTATCTTAATTTTATTCGTCAGATCCAAAATGGTGAGTTATCTATTCACATGGATGACTCGGCGAGCGTGCCTGAGCTGACAGAGTTTGAATCTGAATTGGCTAAGTTAGCCATTATTTTAGATAGCCGATTTTCTCAATTTTCATCTATTTGCGACATTACGACAGACATCAGTAAAGGCAGCTTACTAGAAGATGTGCTGTCCCGTATCTACGATTCATTTCAACGAATCATTCCATATGATCGTATTGGCTGTGCACTACTAACTGATGACTTAAAACAACTGCAAGCTATCTGGGCTAAAACAAACTATCCGACAGAAGTTCAGCTGTCTGTTGGCTATTCGGCACCATTAACAGGCAGTAGTTTAGAGCTGATCATGAATAGCCAACAGCCTCGGATCATTAATGATTTGAGGCAATATTTTGCAGAACACCCTCATTCTAAATCGACACAATACATACTTAAAGAGGGCATTCAGTCTAGTCTTACTTGCCCGTTAATCGCCGACAATAAGCCACTTGGTTTTCTGTTTTTTTCCAGCAAAGAATTAAACACCTATAAAGAGGTCCATCAAAAAGCCTTTATTTTTATCTCACGGCAGGTCTCAATTCTTGTTGCCAAAAGCCGACTCTATCAACACATCTACGATCTTAACAAACAACTGACTGATGCATTATCTTGCCTAAAAGAGCAATCATGCCGTGATCCACTCACGAACGTATTACACCGTGGTGCCATCATGGAATTTCTGACTCAATCCCTGTCCATTGCCGAACGAAAAGGGCAACACCTCTCGGTGATCATGGCCGATCTGGATCATTTTAAAAATGTTAATGACACCTATGGGCATTTGACCGGAGATACAGTGTTAAGGGAGGTTTGCTCTATTATCACCTCTCAATTACGGGCTTATGATTCCGTCGGACGCTATGGTGGTGAAGAGTTTTTGATCATTTTAACGGATATAGACAAAATGCATGCGCTCCTAGTGACGGAGCGTATTCGCAAATCCATCTCAAAACATCAATTTGAGCACCCCATGGGCAATTTTTCCATTACGATGAGTTTCGGGATTGCCAGCACGGAGACCGGTATTTTATCCGGTGATACCGAAACACTATTACTCTCAGCAGATGCAGCCCTGTATCAGGCTAAACATGACGGACGAAATCGCACCTTTGTCGCTTAA